One segment of Mobula birostris isolate sMobBir1 chromosome 27, sMobBir1.hap1, whole genome shotgun sequence DNA contains the following:
- the LOC140188436 gene encoding tumor necrosis factor receptor superfamily member 5-like, which translates to MKITAHFFSGTKAEEFKMIFFLLLLVSQIPVTTACYPEEYDYGGICCSLCSPGSIVSQHCSIMRGTSCIPCAAGEYIEYPNSLENCFKCKECDHELGFQFKKPCTDTHNAVCEPRGGYYCIQNCLMAVKHTACPPGQGVKEKGTNLKDTVCGKCPIGTFSSISSSTEKCKNWTVCETLNLKQVKPGSAEADVKCEGKNTQTVIASAIGVSLGLIAILALFLLCKYKSHCRDRQQNASLQNEYIRR; encoded by the exons TTTTCAGGTACTAAAGCTGAAGAGTTCAAAATG ATTTTTTTCCTTCTATTACTGGTTTCTCAAATTCCAGTGACAACAGCTTGTTATCCAGAGGAGTATGATTATGGTGGTATCTGTTGTTCATTGTGTTCTCCAG gcagcatTGTAAGCCAACACTGCAGCATAATGAGGGGTACATCGTGTATTCCATGTGCAGCTGGAGAATATATAGAATATCCAAATAGCCTGGAAAATTGTTTTAAGTGTAAAGAGTGTGATCACG AGCTGGGATTTCAATTTAAAAAACCATGCACTGACACTCACAATGCAGTATGTGAGCCCAGGGGCGGGTATTATTGCATTCAGAACTGTCTGATGGCAGTAAAGCACACAGCATGCCCACCTGGTCAAGGAGTTAAAGAGAAAG GAACAAATTTAAAAGATACAGTGTGTGGGAAATGTCCTATTGGGACTTTTTCAAGCATTAGTTCATCAACTGAAAAGTGTAAGAACTGGACAGT ATGTGAAACGCTTAACCTTAAACAGGTTAAGCCAGGGAGTGCTGAAGCTGATGTGAAGTGTGAAGGAAAGAACACCCAGACAGTTATAGCTTCTGCTATCGGTGTTAGTCTGGGTCTCATTGCGATTCTGGCACTATTTTTGCTCTGCAAATATAAATCAC ATTGCAGGGACAGACAACAGAATGCT